From Cellulomonas dongxiuzhuiae, the proteins below share one genomic window:
- a CDS encoding cytochrome c oxidase assembly protein, with protein sequence MSAAVTLAHGPHAGHGASAWTPDMVVPVVLAVVAAVAYVTATRAYHRRRLRPWRTARTVAWVIGCALVAAASSPVLVVVPGDASRHMVQHLLLGMLGPLALVLAAPLTLLLGVAPPAARRAVGRVLRARPVHVVAHPVTAAVLHVGGMAVLYLTPLYALTTRSAVAHALVHAHFLLAGYLFAWALAGPDPAPRRPGTATRVAVLVVAGGAHAALAKLLYAHADRLPPGGVHTVAEVEAAAQWMYYGGDVAEILLAVAVLAAWYRSHARRDRPAPGALSSAPARAGARSPSARATC encoded by the coding sequence GTGAGCGCTGCGGTGACGCTCGCGCACGGGCCGCACGCCGGTCACGGTGCGTCGGCGTGGACCCCGGACATGGTCGTGCCCGTCGTCCTCGCCGTCGTCGCCGCCGTCGCGTACGTGACCGCGACCCGTGCCTACCACCGCCGGCGGCTGCGCCCCTGGCGCACGGCTCGCACCGTCGCGTGGGTCATCGGGTGCGCACTGGTGGCCGCCGCCTCCTCACCCGTGCTCGTCGTCGTGCCGGGCGACGCGAGCCGGCACATGGTCCAGCACCTGCTGCTGGGCATGCTGGGCCCGCTCGCGCTCGTGCTCGCCGCACCCCTGACCCTGCTGCTCGGTGTCGCGCCGCCGGCAGCCCGGCGGGCCGTCGGCCGGGTGCTGCGCGCCCGGCCCGTCCACGTGGTCGCGCACCCGGTGACCGCGGCCGTCCTGCACGTCGGCGGCATGGCGGTCCTCTACCTGACGCCGTTGTACGCGCTGACGACGCGCTCGGCCGTCGCGCACGCGCTCGTGCACGCGCACTTCCTGCTCGCGGGCTACCTGTTCGCGTGGGCGCTCGCCGGTCCGGACCCGGCGCCGCGGCGCCCCGGCACGGCGACCCGCGTCGCCGTGCTCGTCGTCGCCGGCGGGGCGCACGCGGCGCTGGCCAAGCTGCTCTACGCGCACGCCGACCGCCTGCCCCCGGGTGGTGTCCACACCGTGGCGGAGGTCGAGGCCGCGGCGCAGTGGATGTACTACGGCGGGGACGTCGCCGAGATCCTGCTCGCGGTCGCGGTCCTGGCGGCCTGGTACCGGTCGCACGCACGCCGCGACCGCCCGGCGCCCGGTGCGCTCAGTAGCGCCCCTGCCCGCGCAGGCGCTCGTTCTCCTTCAGCACGGGCCACGTGCTGA
- a CDS encoding DUF805 domain-containing protein, with protein sequence MDTVLMRLPALVDPSEGVETATQWTDWLAGGIGLAVLIVAYVIMLIAYVRIIQKAGYSGWWVLVGLVPVLNLVMFLVFAFSTWPVLKENERLRGQGRY encoded by the coding sequence ATGGACACCGTGCTGATGCGTCTCCCGGCGCTCGTCGACCCCTCCGAGGGCGTCGAGACGGCCACGCAGTGGACCGACTGGCTGGCCGGGGGCATCGGGCTGGCCGTCCTCATCGTCGCCTACGTGATCATGCTCATCGCGTACGTGCGCATCATCCAGAAGGCCGGCTACTCCGGGTGGTGGGTGCTGGTCGGCCTCGTGCCCGTCCTCAACCTCGTGATGTTCCTGGTGTTCGCCTTCAGCACGTGGCCCGTGCTGAAGGAGAACGAGCGCCTGCGCGGGCAGGGGCGCTACTGA
- the hisC gene encoding histidinol-phosphate transaminase, with protein sequence MLAPVSRVPLRRAFAGMPAYVPGARAAVGAAAYKLSSNENAYPPLPSVVAAIADAAVDVNRYPDMYATELTEAIAQRLGVAPESVVAGTGSVAVLGHVLMAVCEAGDEVVLPWRSFEAYPIAVTLAHAQQVRVPVGADGRLDLPAMAAAVTERTRVVLVCTPNNPTGPAVRDAELRAFLAAVPRDVLVVVDEAYVEFVRDPEAADGLALLAEHPNVVVLRTFSKAYGLAGLRVGYAVARPRLAAGIRTASTPFGVSHVAQLAALASLRAETELLVRVDAIVAERVRMLAGLRAQGWDVPDSQANFVWLALGDRTTSFAERCAQAGAIVRPFAGEGLRVSVGESEATDIFLEVAAAHAPR encoded by the coding sequence ATGCTGGCGCCCGTGAGTCGCGTTCCTCTCCGTCGTGCCTTCGCCGGGATGCCGGCGTACGTCCCGGGTGCGCGTGCCGCCGTCGGGGCCGCCGCGTACAAGCTGTCGTCCAACGAGAACGCGTACCCGCCCCTGCCGTCGGTGGTCGCGGCGATCGCCGACGCCGCCGTCGACGTCAACCGCTACCCCGACATGTACGCGACCGAGCTCACCGAGGCGATCGCGCAGCGGCTGGGGGTCGCCCCCGAGTCCGTGGTGGCCGGCACCGGGTCCGTCGCGGTCCTGGGGCACGTGCTCATGGCGGTGTGCGAGGCGGGCGACGAGGTCGTCCTGCCGTGGCGCTCCTTCGAGGCGTACCCGATCGCCGTCACGCTCGCCCACGCGCAGCAGGTCCGGGTGCCCGTCGGCGCGGACGGCCGCCTCGACCTGCCCGCGATGGCGGCGGCGGTCACCGAGCGCACGCGCGTCGTCCTGGTCTGCACGCCCAACAACCCCACGGGCCCGGCGGTGCGCGACGCCGAGCTGCGGGCGTTCCTCGCCGCCGTCCCGCGGGACGTGCTCGTGGTCGTCGACGAGGCGTACGTGGAGTTCGTCCGCGATCCCGAGGCCGCCGACGGGCTGGCGCTGCTCGCCGAGCACCCCAACGTCGTCGTCCTGCGCACGTTCTCCAAGGCGTACGGCCTGGCGGGGCTGCGCGTCGGGTACGCCGTGGCCCGCCCGCGGCTGGCGGCGGGGATCCGCACGGCCTCGACGCCGTTCGGGGTCTCGCACGTCGCGCAGCTCGCCGCGCTCGCGTCGTTGCGCGCCGAGACCGAGCTGCTCGTCCGCGTCGACGCGATCGTCGCCGAGCGGGTCCGCATGCTCGCGGGCCTGCGTGCGCAGGGCTGGGACGTGCCCGACAGCCAGGCGAACTTCGTGTGGCTCGCCCTCGGCGACCGCACCACGTCGTTCGCGGAGCGCTGCGCCCAGGCCGGTGCGATCGTGCGGCCGTTCGCCGGGGAGGGCCTGCGCGTGAGCGTGGGCGAGTCGGAGGCGACGGACATCTTCCTCGAGGTCGCGGCGGCGCACGCACCGCGCTGA
- a CDS encoding phage holin family protein — protein sequence MGFVVRVLVNGVAIWLATVILPGLTVIGGDSTAGSVGVILLVALVFGIVNAIVKPVVALLSLPLYILTLGLFTLVVNALMLMLTAWITGQTSWGLRIDNFGTAVLGALIVSLVSFALSSMTSRD from the coding sequence ATGGGATTCGTCGTGCGCGTGCTCGTCAACGGTGTCGCCATCTGGCTGGCCACCGTCATCCTGCCCGGCCTGACGGTGATCGGCGGTGACTCGACCGCAGGCTCGGTCGGCGTCATCCTGCTCGTCGCCCTCGTGTTCGGCATCGTCAACGCGATCGTCAAGCCGGTGGTCGCGCTGCTCTCCCTCCCCCTCTACATCCTCACGCTCGGGCTGTTCACCCTCGTGGTGAACGCGCTCATGCTCATGCTCACGGCGTGGATCACCGGGCAGACGTCGTGGGGGCTGCGGATCGACAACTTCGGCACCGCGGTCCTCGGGGCGCTCATCGTGTCGCTCGTCAGCTTCGCGCTGTCGTCGATGACGTCGAGGGACTGA
- a CDS encoding lipase family protein produces the protein MQRLDHADGTRSWVVAVPGTRAAGLTGDVPTDNGTNLALEGGVPDVMTRAVVAAMGEAGIGADEPVALVGHSQGGMVATSVAAATVGTYAVRLVVTAGSPDVPAVPPPGAATLTLRHREDAVTILDGKVGERGGPRTLSVVRDLAATGGPLRPSFTEAHAVAGYVRTGALVDDALGDLPADDPVRRALTDVLGEQRVSATTTQVTVAVGPPPDPVAPATPTVARPLDAAPAAPLGAQPPWPPAPDVPWSPAATGRAWSVLSPSTSSTTARS, from the coding sequence GTGCAGCGCCTCGACCACGCCGACGGCACGCGCTCGTGGGTCGTGGCCGTCCCCGGCACCCGGGCGGCAGGCCTGACGGGCGACGTGCCCACGGACAACGGCACCAACCTCGCGCTCGAGGGCGGCGTGCCCGACGTCATGACCCGTGCCGTCGTCGCGGCGATGGGCGAGGCGGGGATCGGCGCCGACGAGCCCGTCGCGCTCGTCGGGCACAGCCAGGGCGGGATGGTCGCGACCAGCGTGGCAGCGGCGACGGTCGGGACGTACGCGGTGCGGCTCGTCGTCACCGCCGGGTCGCCCGACGTCCCGGCGGTCCCGCCGCCCGGCGCCGCGACGCTCACGCTGCGCCACCGCGAGGACGCCGTGACGATCCTCGACGGGAAGGTCGGCGAGCGCGGGGGACCGCGCACGCTGTCGGTGGTGCGGGACCTCGCGGCCACGGGTGGCCCCCTGCGGCCGTCGTTCACCGAGGCGCACGCGGTCGCGGGCTACGTGCGGACCGGCGCACTCGTCGACGACGCGCTCGGCGACCTGCCCGCCGACGACCCGGTGCGTCGCGCGCTCACCGACGTCCTGGGCGAGCAGCGCGTGAGCGCGACGACGACGCAGGTCACCGTCGCGGTGGGGCCGCCGCCGGACCCCGTCGCCCCCGCGACGCCGACGGTCGCGCGACCGCTCGACGCGGCACCCGCCGCACCGCTCGGGGCGCAGCCGCCGTGGCCGCCCGCGCCGGACGTCCCGTGGTCGCCGGCGGCCACGGGACGGGCGTGGAGCGTCCTCAGTCCCTCGACGTCATCGACGACAGCGCGAAGCTGA
- a CDS encoding DUF58 domain-containing protein, producing MSVPEPPPARPPTWGSHPAGPAGTDGPGAGPWSPALAVTCASAACLVLLVVGVLAARPDVAVLGAAPLVLAVRALRGRPSGASTARFETGDDDDPDALGRAGRLRATLVVEGPGPWAAVTTTRQGRTGADVLVRVDGTRRLTVVARTVRTGPQEVASADVQGVGPDGASVAEPTPTVTRSTVVLPATTPLLDLPLPTRLRGLTGPHESRRPGEGGGLRDVHPWVPGDRLRRIDWRVTARRSPDLRELYVRREHAQAEAVVMLVVDSRDDLGPDPRTWRGSVAPRAQDATSLDRARQAAASLARAYLERGDRVGLDDLGVRRRPVAPGGGRRQLDRIRHALALTAPEGEPTARLRPPRLPSGALVVVFSTFLDDESAAVAARWRTAGHRVVAVDVLPRLRTSGLYDRERLALRMMTLTREDRMAELADQDVELVTWRDQPAVALRVLARRARRHAGAGVPR from the coding sequence GTGAGCGTGCCCGAGCCGCCGCCCGCGCGGCCGCCGACGTGGGGGTCGCACCCTGCAGGTCCGGCAGGCACGGACGGGCCGGGTGCCGGGCCGTGGTCGCCCGCGCTGGCCGTCACCTGCGCGTCCGCCGCGTGCCTGGTGCTGCTCGTGGTGGGCGTCCTCGCGGCGCGGCCCGACGTGGCCGTGCTGGGCGCAGCACCGCTGGTCCTCGCGGTGCGGGCGCTGCGCGGGCGGCCGTCGGGGGCGTCGACGGCACGGTTCGAGACGGGCGACGACGACGACCCCGACGCCCTCGGCCGGGCGGGCCGGCTGCGCGCGACCCTGGTCGTCGAGGGCCCCGGCCCCTGGGCCGCGGTCACCACGACGCGGCAGGGCCGCACGGGCGCCGACGTGCTCGTGCGCGTCGACGGCACGCGGCGCCTGACCGTCGTCGCGCGCACCGTGCGCACCGGACCGCAGGAGGTCGCGTCGGCCGACGTGCAGGGCGTGGGGCCCGACGGCGCGTCCGTCGCCGAGCCGACCCCGACCGTGACCCGCTCGACGGTCGTGCTGCCCGCGACCACGCCGCTGCTGGACCTGCCGCTGCCCACGCGGCTGCGCGGCCTGACCGGCCCGCACGAGTCGCGCCGGCCCGGCGAGGGCGGCGGGCTGCGCGACGTGCACCCGTGGGTGCCCGGCGACCGGCTGCGCCGCATCGACTGGCGCGTCACGGCGCGCCGCTCGCCCGACCTGCGCGAGCTGTACGTGCGGCGCGAGCACGCGCAGGCCGAGGCCGTCGTGATGCTCGTCGTCGACTCCCGCGACGACCTGGGCCCCGACCCGCGGACCTGGCGCGGGTCCGTCGCACCGCGCGCGCAGGACGCCACGTCCCTGGACCGCGCGCGGCAGGCCGCCGCGTCCCTGGCCCGCGCGTACCTCGAGCGCGGCGACCGCGTCGGGCTCGACGACCTCGGTGTGCGCCGCAGGCCCGTCGCTCCCGGGGGCGGACGCCGCCAGCTCGACCGCATCCGGCACGCGCTCGCGCTGACCGCACCCGAGGGCGAGCCGACCGCTCGGCTGCGGCCGCCGCGGCTGCCGTCGGGGGCCCTCGTCGTGGTGTTCTCGACGTTCCTCGACGACGAGTCGGCGGCCGTCGCCGCACGCTGGCGCACCGCCGGCCACCGCGTCGTCGCCGTCGACGTGCTGCCCCGCCTGCGCACGTCCGGGCTGTACGACCGCGAGCGGCTCGCGCTGCGCATGATGACCCTGACGCGCGAGGACCGCATGGCCGAGCTCGCCGACCAGGACGTCGAGCTCGTGACCTGGCGCGACCAACCGGCCGTGGCGCTGCGTGTGCTCGCGCGGCGCGCCCGGCGGCACGCGGGAGCGGGGGTGCCGCGATGA
- a CDS encoding AAA family ATPase: MTPTPEPLPVAEVARSGSAVLDEVATAVVGMRQPLRVALAALLAGGHVLFEDVPGLGKTLAARSLATALGLDFRRIQCTPDLLPSDVTGSSVFDPATSEFEFRPGPIFTGLLLADEINRTAPKTQSALLEAMAERQVSVDGTTHLLPAPFHVVATSNPVEYEGTYPLPEAQLDRFMVRLAVGYPERASEVDVLARRLARRQEGASVRQVVDVPTLLAMQAGVEAVAVDGDVLAYCVDLAAATRAHRAVEVGASPRGSQALVLVARALAVLDGRDYVAPEDVKAVAAPALAHRLSLTPQAWAAGLAPEAVVQEVLAQVAGPTTARRA; encoded by the coding sequence ATGACGCCGACCCCCGAGCCGCTGCCCGTCGCCGAGGTCGCGCGCAGCGGCAGCGCCGTCCTCGACGAGGTCGCCACCGCGGTCGTCGGCATGCGCCAGCCGCTGCGCGTCGCGCTCGCGGCGCTGCTGGCCGGCGGGCACGTCCTGTTCGAGGACGTCCCCGGGCTCGGCAAGACGCTCGCGGCGCGCAGCCTGGCCACCGCTCTCGGCCTGGACTTCCGGCGCATCCAGTGCACGCCGGACCTGCTGCCGTCCGACGTCACGGGCTCCAGCGTCTTCGACCCCGCGACGTCCGAGTTCGAGTTCCGCCCCGGTCCGATCTTCACGGGCCTGCTGCTCGCCGACGAGATCAACCGCACCGCCCCCAAGACGCAGTCCGCGCTGCTCGAGGCGATGGCCGAGCGGCAGGTCAGCGTGGACGGGACGACGCACCTGCTGCCCGCACCGTTCCACGTCGTCGCCACGTCGAACCCCGTGGAGTACGAGGGGACGTACCCGCTGCCCGAGGCGCAGCTCGACCGGTTCATGGTGCGCCTGGCCGTCGGGTACCCCGAGCGCGCGTCCGAGGTCGACGTGCTGGCCCGGCGCCTCGCGCGCCGCCAGGAGGGCGCGTCGGTCCGGCAGGTCGTCGACGTGCCGACGCTGCTCGCCATGCAGGCCGGCGTCGAGGCCGTCGCGGTGGACGGCGACGTGCTCGCGTACTGCGTCGACCTCGCCGCCGCGACGCGCGCGCACCGGGCCGTCGAGGTCGGGGCGTCGCCGCGCGGGTCGCAGGCGCTGGTCCTCGTGGCCCGCGCGCTCGCGGTGCTCGACGGGCGGGACTACGTCGCGCCGGAGGACGTGAAGGCGGTCGCCGCGCCCGCGCTCGCGCACCGCCTGTCGCTGACGCCGCAGGCGTGGGCGGCAGGGCTGGCACCCGAGGCGGTCGTGCAGGAGGTGCTCGCGCAGGTCGCCGGGCCGACGACGGCACGCCGCGCGTGA
- a CDS encoding DUF4129 domain-containing protein yields MPARRTSVATVLAALLVVVGVLGAALSGPLSLESRSGPEPTFTPPPGPTITTTVTPPPSEDYLDDPTPPTGLVWLVRAVQTLVVLAILTGVALLLRRALRGWRLDRAEDPGDDVEPGDEAGDELSDTAVEVLREGVRAATRALEDDVPPGDAVIGAWVAVETAAARTGVVRDRAETASEFAVRVLGATRADPTATRELLTLYLAARFGAHGVDVDDVGRARDLLAVVGRGLVPRADGAADPDPEPGTGPTPHDDGGTP; encoded by the coding sequence GTGCCGGCACGTCGTACCAGCGTGGCCACCGTCCTCGCCGCGCTGCTGGTCGTCGTCGGGGTGCTGGGCGCGGCGCTGAGCGGTCCGCTGTCGCTCGAGTCGCGGTCGGGGCCCGAGCCGACGTTCACACCGCCGCCGGGTCCCACGATCACCACGACGGTGACGCCCCCGCCCTCGGAGGACTACCTGGACGACCCCACGCCGCCCACCGGTCTCGTGTGGCTGGTGCGTGCCGTGCAGACGCTCGTGGTGCTGGCGATCCTGACGGGCGTCGCGCTGCTGCTGCGGCGCGCGCTGCGCGGCTGGCGGCTCGACCGCGCCGAGGACCCCGGGGACGACGTCGAGCCCGGCGACGAGGCCGGGGACGAGCTGAGCGACACGGCCGTCGAGGTGCTGCGCGAGGGCGTGCGGGCGGCGACGCGCGCGCTCGAGGACGACGTCCCGCCGGGTGACGCCGTGATCGGCGCGTGGGTCGCGGTCGAGACCGCGGCGGCGCGCACCGGCGTCGTCCGCGACCGTGCGGAGACCGCCAGCGAGTTCGCCGTGCGCGTGCTCGGCGCGACGCGCGCGGACCCCACCGCGACGCGTGAGCTGCTGACCCTGTACCTCGCCGCGCGGTTCGGTGCGCACGGGGTCGACGTCGACGACGTGGGACGTGCGCGGGACCTGCTGGCGGTCGTCGGGCGGGGCCTCGTGCCGCGTGCGGACGGCGCCGCCGACCCGGACCCCGAGCCCGGCACCGGCCCGACCCCGCACGACGACGGGGGCACGCCGTGA
- a CDS encoding AMIN-like domain-containing (lipo)protein, which produces MRNRSLRVLLALLLTAVTGLALAPAAAAHPYCGLTWGSLDRAAGDMSAGTLTDVRAGRHACYDRLVLDVDAPLTGWSVRYVDQVVQDGSGFVVPVQGGARLEVVARVGVVPTDSWFTPGGALVDTAGYTTFRDVRWAGSFEGVTTVGLGVRSRLPFRALVLAGPGAASRLVVDVAHRWCEPGHTC; this is translated from the coding sequence ATGCGCAACCGCTCGCTGCGCGTCCTGCTCGCGCTGCTGCTGACGGCGGTGACGGGCCTGGCGCTCGCGCCCGCCGCCGCAGCACATCCCTACTGCGGCCTCACGTGGGGGTCGCTCGACAGAGCCGCGGGGGACATGTCCGCCGGCACCCTCACGGACGTCCGCGCCGGGCGGCACGCCTGCTACGACCGGCTCGTGCTCGACGTCGACGCCCCGCTCACCGGCTGGTCCGTGCGGTACGTCGACCAGGTCGTCCAGGACGGCTCCGGGTTCGTCGTCCCCGTCCAGGGCGGTGCACGGCTGGAGGTCGTCGCCCGGGTCGGCGTCGTCCCCACGGACTCCTGGTTCACGCCCGGCGGCGCCCTCGTCGACACGGCCGGCTACACCACGTTCCGTGACGTGCGGTGGGCCGGCAGCTTCGAGGGCGTCACGACCGTCGGCCTCGGCGTGCGCTCACGGCTGCCGTTCCGGGCGCTCGTCCTCGCAGGGCCGGGGGCGGCCTCACGGCTCGTCGTCGACGTCGCGCACCGGTGGTGCGAGCCGGGGCACACCTGCTGA
- a CDS encoding class I SAM-dependent methyltransferase yields the protein MNDVLDELRRHPDLEAPNLFAVDASDRLVLDEAAPLLAGAADGTVVVVGDRYGALTLGAISRHGVTGVRVHQDRLTGERALHANAERLGLAGFTSHGLTPELVAGAQVVLLQLPRSLDALDEIAALVAEHADPSVVVVAGGRVKHMTTAMNDVLRRYLAVVEARLARQKSRVLVASSPRPAGERPVRRWPERAEHDGLVVCAHGGAFAGTGIDIGTRALLAHLDEVPQTTGTAVDLGCGTGVLAVALARLRPGLAVVATDESAAAVTSAHATVEANGVADRVTVTRALGTEGIPDASVDLVLLNPPFHVGAAVAPAVARTLFADAARALRPGGELWAVWNSHLHYRPTLEQVVGPTRQVGRDPKFTVTVSTRG from the coding sequence GTGAACGACGTCCTCGACGAGCTGCGCCGGCATCCCGACCTCGAGGCACCGAACCTCTTCGCGGTCGACGCGAGCGACCGGCTGGTCCTCGACGAGGCGGCGCCCCTGCTCGCGGGTGCCGCCGACGGGACCGTCGTCGTGGTCGGTGACCGGTACGGCGCGCTGACGCTCGGCGCGATCTCCCGGCACGGCGTCACGGGCGTCCGCGTCCACCAAGACCGCCTGACGGGTGAGCGGGCGCTGCACGCCAACGCCGAGCGGCTCGGCCTCGCGGGGTTCACGTCGCACGGGCTGACGCCCGAGCTCGTCGCCGGCGCGCAGGTCGTCCTGCTGCAGCTGCCGCGCTCCCTGGACGCGCTCGACGAGATCGCGGCGCTCGTCGCGGAGCACGCCGACCCGTCGGTCGTCGTCGTGGCCGGCGGGCGGGTCAAGCACATGACGACCGCCATGAACGACGTGCTGCGGCGGTACCTCGCCGTGGTCGAGGCGCGGCTCGCGCGGCAGAAGTCACGGGTGCTCGTCGCCTCGTCGCCGCGCCCGGCCGGCGAGCGCCCGGTGCGGCGGTGGCCCGAGCGGGCCGAGCACGACGGCCTGGTGGTGTGCGCTCACGGCGGCGCGTTCGCGGGCACGGGCATCGACATCGGGACGCGCGCGCTGCTCGCCCACCTCGACGAGGTCCCGCAGACCACGGGCACCGCCGTCGACCTCGGGTGCGGCACGGGCGTCCTGGCGGTCGCGCTCGCGCGGCTGCGACCCGGCCTGGCGGTGGTCGCCACCGACGAGTCCGCCGCCGCGGTCACGTCCGCGCACGCGACTGTCGAGGCGAACGGCGTCGCCGACCGGGTGACCGTGACGCGCGCCCTCGGGACCGAGGGGATCCCCGACGCGAGCGTCGACCTCGTGCTGCTCAACCCCCCGTTCCACGTCGGCGCCGCGGTGGCACCCGCGGTGGCGCGCACGCTGTTCGCCGACGCCGCACGCGCCCTGCGCCCGGGCGGTGAGCTGTGGGCGGTGTGGAACTCCCACCTGCACTACCGGCCGACGCTCGAGCAGGTCGTGGGCCCGACGCGGCAGGTGGGGCGGGACCCGAAGTTCACGGTGACGGTGTCGACGCGAGGATGA
- a CDS encoding HNH endonuclease, whose product MLSSVFRGRRRHPRTVRSQRIASARSPRRSASRSVKGKPKTIRQVEQDHLQARSRGGNNSPWNRREICARCNNGKGAK is encoded by the coding sequence ATGTTGTCCTCCGTCTTTCGTGGTCGTCGGCGACATCCGAGAACCGTGAGGAGTCAGCGGATCGCGAGCGCGAGATCACCACGCCGGTCAGCCTCACGCTCAGTCAAGGGAAAGCCCAAGACCATCAGGCAGGTAGAGCAGGACCACCTTCAGGCGAGGTCCCGTGGCGGTAACAATTCGCCATGGAATCGACGTGAGATATGCGCCAGATGCAACAACGGCAAGGGGGCCAAATAG
- a CDS encoding HEAT repeat domain-containing protein yields the protein MDEKQDYYGERVRPVLDALRAEGVEVSDLENYRVRPQDAARALPVLRRALDEERFLAVAAAAAHAMAVPEVVDQVLPDLVRRFRGPLQGYHYAPTYDGPGDANDDMRFSLGSAISQLASPRTAATMLELAQERPLGYARSPVVEELRRTRDPAVRGLLVELLDDSTVAATAIAALRRLGHREALTAIRALHDAPDPEVRRQVRSVLRAWRAPASPSS from the coding sequence GTGGACGAGAAGCAGGACTACTACGGCGAGCGGGTGCGGCCCGTGCTCGACGCCCTGCGGGCGGAGGGTGTCGAGGTCTCGGACCTGGAGAACTATCGCGTTCGACCGCAGGATGCCGCCCGAGCTCTTCCCGTCCTGCGTCGTGCGCTCGACGAGGAGCGGTTCCTGGCTGTGGCTGCAGCGGCGGCACACGCGATGGCGGTGCCTGAGGTCGTCGACCAGGTGCTGCCCGACCTCGTCCGGCGCTTCCGTGGTCCGTTGCAGGGCTACCACTACGCCCCGACCTACGACGGCCCCGGCGACGCGAACGACGACATGCGGTTCTCGCTCGGCTCGGCGATCTCTCAGCTGGCGTCGCCGCGGACCGCGGCGACGATGCTCGAGCTCGCCCAGGAGCGCCCGCTCGGCTACGCCCGCAGCCCCGTGGTCGAGGAGCTGCGACGGACACGTGACCCCGCCGTGCGCGGCCTGCTCGTCGAGCTGCTCGACGACTCGACGGTCGCGGCCACCGCGATCGCCGCGCTGCGTCGCCTTGGGCACCGTGAGGCCCTGACGGCCATCCGTGCGCTGCACGACGCACCCGACCCCGAGGTGCGTCGACAGGTGCGGTCCGTGCTGCGCGCTTGGCGCGCCCCCGCCTCGCCGTCGTCATGA
- a CDS encoding HipA domain-containing protein codes for MARRAGVAPDDVVGFLAVHGRDTAGALALVPEGAAPDRPRVPLRMLDDGEIGALLEEATEQGTADQPTSIVGLEPKIVLAVTADGFALPTPTGPSTDGNVVLLAPASGSRRASDLRLDHSGKSMGKSRDDHLDITLGGHREERVVLLDPVVKRKLIVRPGDDTVAHHRANGLPGLLHELDTMLRIRRMHEHRRAPRSRPLIHVRPARTGTSLETDREPPPHTVEPISAPPPLDLHPQTDVAAWNRNEMPSQSTPLHPFSA; via the coding sequence GTGGCGCGCCGCGCCGGCGTGGCCCCGGACGACGTGGTCGGCTTCCTCGCCGTCCACGGGCGCGACACCGCCGGAGCACTCGCGCTCGTCCCGGAGGGTGCAGCGCCCGACCGGCCGCGCGTCCCGTTGCGCATGCTCGACGACGGCGAGATCGGCGCCCTCCTCGAGGAAGCGACCGAGCAGGGCACGGCGGACCAGCCGACGTCCATCGTCGGCCTCGAGCCGAAGATCGTCCTGGCCGTGACCGCCGACGGCTTCGCGCTGCCGACACCCACGGGGCCATCCACGGACGGCAACGTCGTACTTCTGGCCCCCGCCTCAGGCTCCCGACGCGCGTCGGACCTGCGTCTCGATCATTCGGGGAAGAGCATGGGCAAGAGCCGCGACGATCACCTGGACATCACTCTCGGCGGGCACCGGGAAGAACGCGTCGTCCTCCTCGACCCTGTAGTGAAGCGCAAGCTCATCGTTCGCCCAGGAGACGACACCGTCGCCCACCACCGTGCGAATGGTCTGCCAGGACTGCTGCACGAGCTCGACACGATGCTCAGGATCCGACGCATGCATGAGCATCGTCGTGCCCCGCGTAGTCGCCCACTCATACATGTCCGGCCCGCGCGCACCGGCACCAGCCTCGAAACGGACCGCGAACCGCCGCCTCACACCGTCGAGCCGATAAGCGCGCCCCCACCCCTCGATCTGCACCCACAGACCGACGTGGCAGCCTGGAACCGGAACGAAATGCCATCCCAGTCGACTCCCCTTCATCCGTTCTCCGCCTAG
- a CDS encoding DUF4240 domain-containing protein produces MKANEFWDVVDAAALDARAHGTTPPEALRIRLEPLRTAQIRAFHRHTERVAARAGASDLWAAAYLLPDAGSDDGFIDLCTWLVSQGRGTYEAVLSDPDRLADVDDLDDQLGQAEEWSYVAEEILDERDADLPDEDGPGAEAAPLTDEQVETLATRFPRLWARYRGGQP; encoded by the coding sequence GTGAAGGCGAACGAGTTCTGGGACGTCGTCGACGCCGCGGCGCTCGACGCACGCGCGCACGGCACGACACCTCCAGAAGCCCTCCGTATCCGGCTCGAGCCCCTGCGCACCGCTCAGATCCGCGCCTTCCACCGTCACACGGAGAGGGTCGCCGCGCGGGCGGGCGCCTCCGACCTGTGGGCGGCTGCCTACCTTCTGCCCGATGCCGGCAGCGACGACGGTTTCATCGACCTGTGCACGTGGCTCGTCAGCCAGGGCCGCGGGACGTACGAGGCTGTACTGAGCGACCCGGACCGGCTCGCCGACGTCGACGACCTCGACGACCAGCTCGGGCAGGCAGAGGAGTGGTCGTACGTCGCCGAGGAGATCCTCGACGAGCGCGACGCCGACCTGCCCGACGAGGACGGCCCGGGCGCGGAGGCCGCACCGCTCACCGACGAGCAGGTCGAGACGCTGGCGACACGTTTTCCGAGGCTGTGGGCGCGCTACAGGGGTGGCCAGCCCTGA